In the Gammaproteobacteria bacterium genome, GGAAATCAGCACCAGGTCGCGGAACCCCGACTCGGTGTCCAGCGTGAAGAGCACGCCGGAACTGGCCAGGTCGCTGCGGACCATGCGCTGCACGGCCACCGAGAGCGAAACCCGGCGGTGATCGAATCCCTGGTGGACGCGATAGGCGATGGCCCGGTCATTGAACAGCGAGGCGTATATCTCGCGTATTCCCGCAACCACGTGGTCCGGACCGCGCACGTTGAGCAGGGTGTCCTGCTGTCCGGCGAAGGACGCTTCGGGCAGGTCCTCCGCCGTTGCCGAGGAACGGACCGCGACGCCGATCTCCGCGCCGTCGCAAAGCCGCTCGAAAGCCGTGCGGACCGCGCGCTCCAGGCCGGCCGGCAGAGGCGCCTTGCCGATCAGTTCGCGTATATGCGCGCCGGTGCGGCCGAGCGACTCGACGTCGTCCACGTCCAGGCCGTCCAGCATGCCGTGGATGGCCTCGCCCAGCCCGTCCTGATAGAGAAATTCGGAGAACGCGTCCGACGTCGTGGCGAAGCCGTCGGGAACCCGAATTTCCAGTTCATCCAGGTGGGCGATCATCTCGCCCAGGGAAGCGTTCTTCCCGCCCACGCGCTCCAGATCGTCCTTGCCGATGGCCGAAAGGCCGATGACGTACTCGCGCAAGCTATACTCCCGCTCGCCCCCAAGCCGATAGCGTAGTATGGCAGAGCGAACGGTATTTTTCGTGTCCGACCGCACCGGTGTCACCGCCGAGACGCTGGGCCACAGCCTCCTTACCCAGTTTGACGGAATCAACTTCGCCCCGACAACGGTCCCGTTCGTCGACAGCGTCGAGAAGGCGGTCCAGGTGGCGAGACGAATCGACTGGGAAGCCGAACGGACCGGGTGCCGGCCGATCGTCTTCACCAGCTTCGTACATAACGCGATCCGCGCGCCATTGCTGCGCTCCAGAGGCCTGATTCTGGATTATTTCGCGGAATTCCTGGCGCCCCTGGAGGAGGAACTCGGGGTTCAATCCTCGCATACCCTGGGGCGAACGCACGGGATGTCGGACGCGTCCAGCTACAACTCCCGGATTGACGCAACCCATTTCGCGATGGATTCCGACGACGGCCACGGCATCATCCACTACGACGAGGCCGACCTGGTACTGACCGGGGTTTCGCGGTCCGGAAAGACGCCCACCTGCCTGTACCTGGCGCTGCAATACGGCGTGTTCGCCGCCAACTACCCGCTTACCGAGGACGACATGGAATCGGGCCGGCTTCCCAAGCCGCTGCTCGACCATCGCGGCAAGCTCTACGGGCTTACGATTTCGGTCGAACGCCTGATCCAGATCCGCCGCGAACGGCGCCCCGACGGCAGTTATTCCTCGTCACGGCAGGTTCGTTTCGAACTGCGCAGTGCGGAGAGAATGTTCAGGCAGCACGGAATCAGCTACATCGACACGACGCATCGCTCCATCGAGGAAATCTCCAGCACCATACTGAGCGAAACCGGCGTCAAGCGCCGCGCCAGTCCCTAGTCGGCCAGCCCCAGCGACCAGAGCATGAAAGCGTATTCCTCGGCGACCTCGTAGAGGGAGTCATAACGGCCGGACCTGCCGCCATGCCCGGCGCCCATGTTGGTCTTGAGCAACAGCGGACTGTCGCCGGTCTTCAAATGGCGCAATCTGGCCACGTACTTGGCCGGTTCCCAGTAGGTCACCCTCGGATCGTTCAGGCCGGCAGTCACCAGCATCGGCGGATACTCGCGGGCTGCCAGCTGGTCGTACGGAGAATAGGACCGGATCAGCTCGAAAGCGGCCTTGTCCTCGATCGGATTGCCCCACTCCGGCCATTCCGTGGGCGTAAGCGGAAGCGATTCGTCCAGCATCGTATTGAGCACATCGACGAACGGCAAGTGGGCGGCTACCGCGCCCCACAGCTCCGGGGCCTGGTTGACGACCGCGCCCATGAGTTCCCCGCCGGCGCTGCCGCCGGCTATCGCGATGCGGCCCTTCCCTGCGTAGCCCGCTTCGATGAGAAAGCGCGCCACGTCCACGAAATCGTTGAAGGTATTGGTACGCCGGTCCAGCTTGCCGGCTTCGTACCAGTGGTAGCCAAGATCGTCGCCGCCGCGGATGTGGGCGATAGCAAAGATGAAGCCCCGGTCCAGAAGCGACAGCCGGCTGGTCGAGAATGAGGGCGGAAGGGCAAACCCGTACGCGCCGTATCCGTACAGGTACAACGGCGCGCCGGCGTCCGCCGGCGTATCCTTGCGGCGTACGAGCGACACGGGAATCTCCGCGCCGTCGCGGGCCGGCGCCATGAGCCGTTCGGTCAGGTACTGCTCCTTCGCGTAGCCGCTGGGAATCTCGCGAATCTTGAGGGCCTTGAGCTCGCCCGAATCGACCCGGTAGTCGAAGACGGTGGGCGGCGTGATCATGGACGAATATTCCAGCCGCAATGTCCGCGTGCGGAACTCCGCATTGTCGCCCAGGCTGACCGAGCAGACGGTTTCCGGCAGTTCCACGTGGGTCGTGGTCCCGTCCCTCCCGATGAGCCGGATTGCGTTCAGGCCGTTGGTTCGCTCCACCACCGCGATGAAATCGGCAAAGACGTCGAACCCGCGAATGTAGAGTTCCGCGGATCCTTCCAGCAGCGACACCCAGTTGTCCTCGGATGGATCGTCACCGGCAGCGGTCACCAGGCGGAAGTTCCTGTGCCGGTCGTTGGTGCGGATCACGAACCGGTCCTCCTGGTGATCCACGAAGTACTCGTGATCGGCGCGCCGGGGCGCCACCAGCAGCGGCTCCGCGTCGCTCGCACCGGCCGGAATGACGTAGGCCTCGGACGACGTGTGCCCGGCGGCATGGATCAATATGTAAAGCTCCGAAGCCGATTCCGACAGGCGCACGAAGAACCCGGGATCGTGCTCTTCGTAGATGATGGAGTCGCTTTCCACGGGCTGGCCCAGCACATGCCTGCGCACCTGGTAGGGACGCCAGTTCTCGTCCACGACCACGTACAGCAACGCCGAATCGTCCGCCGCCCAGACCGCGCCGCCCAGAGTGTTTTCGATCTCATCCTCCAGCAACTCGCCCGTGCTCAGGTCCTTGACGAACAGCCGGTAACGCTCCGAGCCGTCGGTATCGGTGCTGTAGGCGAGCAGGTCGCCGCCGTGACTTACCGACAGTGCGCCGAGCCGGAAGTACTCGTGCTCGGCCGCCAGCTCCGGTTCGTTCAACAGGGTTTCGGCGTTTGCGCCGGGAGAGTCCGGCGTCTCGCCGTCTCGCGCCGGCCAGCGCTGCCAGATGCGGTACTGCCCGCCTTCCTCGAAACGCCACCTGTAGTGCCAGTCCCCGTCCTTGAAGGGAACGCCGGAGTCGTCGGGCTTCTGGCGCGCCTTGATTTCCTCGAACAGCGTGTCCACCAGCTCCCCGCGGGGCGCCATCATGCTCTCGAAGTAGGCGTTTTCCGCCTCCAGATAGGCCAGGACGTGCGGGTCGTCCACCTGCGGGTAGCCCGGGTCCTTCAGCCAGTGGTAGGGGTCCTCGATGGTGACGCCGTGATGGCTGTAGGAGTGGTGACGGCGGTCCGCGACCGGCGGCTCGACGGGTGTCTGGTCTTCGGACATTTGCGGGTCCTCAGCAGCGCAGGCGGTAAGCGCGGCCACGGCCAGGCAGGACAGGAATTTAACTTTCACTTGGCGCGAGGGCCCCTGAACTTGCGGCTTTGCCTTGAGCGGGCGTGCAGTATATGCGAAAGTTCCCGCCGCGATGACCGTTGCACACTCAACGCGATGGCGGAGATGGCTGCGCGAACTTCGCGCCGGCGAATTTACCGTGATGCTCTCGGCGCTCACCGTTTCGGTGGCGGCGGTGGCCGCGGTGAGTTTCCTGACCGAACGCATCGGCGCGGCGGTGCAGCAGCAGGCGGCGGAAGTGCTGGCGGCCGACCTGGCGGTTGCCGCCCCGGTGCGGCCCGACCCGGGGCGGCTTGAGCGGGCCCGCGCCTATTCCCTGCAAAGCGCCGAGACCTGGTCCTTCGCCACGGTCGCCGTGGCCGGCGAAATGACAGCCCTGAGTTCGGTGGTGGCGGTTACCGGTGACTATCCGCTGCGCGGCGAGGTCCGTACTTCGGCCGAACCCTACGGCGCCGACACGGTCGAGGAAGGCATCCCGCCACCGGGGGAAGCATGGGTGGACGCGGCCCTGCTCGCGCAATTGGACATCGACGTGGGAGCTAGCATGCGCGTCGGATCGAAAGACCTCCGCGCGACGCGCGTGTTGCGCTACCGTCCGGATCCCGGAACCGGTTTTCAGCAGCTCGGTCCTACGGTGCTGACCAATCTGGCGGACGTTGCCGAGATGGACGTGGTGCGTCCCGGCAGCCGGGTGTCCTACCGGCAGTTGTTCGCCGGACAAAAGGACCGGGTGCTCGAATTCCGCACAGCCGAGGAGGACGGCCTGCGTTCCGACGAGCGGATACAGAACCTCGAGGAAACGAGTCAGACGCTTGCCTCCGCCGTGGACCGGGCGGGAAGTTTCCTGGCGCTGGCGGCGCTGGTCAGCGTAATCCTGTCGGCCGTCGCCACGGTCCTCGCCGCTCGCAGCTATACCCGCCGGCGGCTGGTGACCGCGGCGCTGGAGAAATGCCTGGGCGCTTCGCAGGGCCAGGTCTTTCGCCGTTGTCTGATTCCGGTCCTCATCGTGTCGGCGCTGGGAATCGGCCTGGGCAGTATTGCCGGCTACGGCGCCCACCTGGCGCTTTCGGCCTACGCGCGCGAAGTCATCAATCTGGACCTGCCTCCCGCAAGCCTGCGCAGCCTGCTGCCCGGCGCGTTGATCGCAATCGCGGTAACCGGCGCCTGCGTTGTTCCCTGGCTGCGCAGCCTGGCACGAACCTCGCCGCTGCGGGTTCTTCGGCAGGACCTGCCCATGCAGGGGCCGGGGCCACTGCTGCGCCAGGGCGCGCCGGTCGCGGCCATCCTTCTGATCGTCACCCTTCTGGCCGGCGACGCCGAACTGGCCCTGTGGATGACCCTGGGTCTGGCGCTGACGGCCGGAGCGGGCATGCTGCTCGGCTGGCTGCTGGTCCGGGCGCTGTCGGCGGTGCGCGGCGCCGGCGGGGTAGCCTGGCGGCACGGCCTGGCCAATATCCGCCGCGGCGGGGGAGAGAGCGTCGCGCAGGTTGCGGGGTTCGGGCTGGGCCTGATGGCCGTGCTGCTGCTGGGCCTCATGCGGACCGACCTGCTCGACGCCTGGCGTCAATCCATGCCGGAAGACGCACCCAACTACTTCTTCATCAACATCGCGCCCGAGGAATGGCCCGGCATGCGCGACCTGCTCGGCGAGAGTGTCCCGGACCTGTCCGATGCGCTGCCCTTCATCAGGGCGCGGCTCACGGAAATCAACGGCATCCCCGCCGCAGAGTGGCCCTTGCCGTACCCCGAAGGCCGCCGCTTCATCGAACGCGCCGCTAACGTTTCCTGGTCGGCCGGCATCCCGAAGGGCGACCGCGTAGTACGCGGCGAGTGGTGGGACGAAGCGCACGCCGGTCCGCCGGAATTGTCGGCCGACGCGCAGACCGCGGCCCGCCTGGGAGTGGACCTCGGCGACCGCCTGACCTTCGATGTCGGCGGCGTGGCGCTGCAGGCGGAACTCAGCAACCTGCGCAGCGTCGATTGGGACACCTTCGATCCGAATTTCCAGCTCATGCTTTCCCCGAACGCCGCCGATTTGCCGCACACAATGATTGCCAGCGCCTACATTCCGCAGGAGGAGGGACAGATACTGATGACCCTGCTCAAGCGATATCCCGGGGTGACCATCATCGACCTGGACGCGATCATCGGCCAGGCGCGGCGGATATTGGATCGCGCCGGCCTGGCGGTGCAATTCGTGTTCGCCTTCAGCCTGCTCGCGGCTGTGGTCGTGGTTCTTGCCGCGGTGCGCTCGAATCGAGGAGAGCGGTCGGTGGAAACGGCCGTGCTGCGAACCCTGGGCGGGCGCAGAGGGGTCATACTGCGCAGCCTTGCCGTGGAGTTCGGCGTGCTGGGGGCCGTGGCCGGATTGCTGGGAGCGGGCGCCGCCAGCGCGCTGGGGCTGCTGCTGGCCGACCGCGTCTTCGATCTCGACTACAGCCTCGATCCCCTGCTGCTGGCCTCTGGCGTGGCCGCCGGCGCCGTACTGATCGGCCTGGCCGGAATGCTAGCCGTGCGCGGCGCCCTGAACGCCCCCCTCATGAGCGTCCTGCGCGGCGACTGACCCGAACTACGCTCGCCGTCCGCTGGCGCGCCTGTCCCATTACATAGCCCTTCCCGGAGACGCATAAATCCATCCATGGAGCTTGCTCCGGCATCCCTGCCTCCAATACTCCTGGAAGGGCTATGTAATGGGACAGGCGAAGGACGGCAGTAGCACTCAGGTGGCCTCCTGCACGCCGCGGGCGATGCCGTAAACCGTGGACTTGAGCGCCGCATAGAGTTCCCCCGAGCAGACACGGCCGTTCGCCCGCCAGCGGGACAGAAGTCTCACCTGCAACAGGTTGATGGGATCCACGTAAGGATTCCTCAGCCGGATCGAACGCCGCAAGGCGGGCTGGTCCTCAAGCAGGACTTTCTGGCCAAGTATGCTCATCAGACCCTCCAGCGTTCGTTCATGCTCCTGCTGTATGGCGGAGAAACAGGCTTCGTGCAGGTCGCCGGCCAGACGCGAATAGCCTCTGGCGATTTCGAGGTCGGAACGGGCCAGCGCCAACTCCAGGTCGCGAAGCATGCCCTGCAAATAGGGCCATTCGCGGGCCATTCCGCGAATGAACCTGAGCCCGAATTCCTCCATGGCGTCAACAAAACCGGCGCCGAACCCGAACCAGCCCGGTAACAGATTGCGGCTCTGGGCCCAGCAGAAGGTAACCAGCGGACGGGGCAGTTCCACGGCCGTTCCCTCCCGCATGCCGCTGCGCCTGGCCGTGGTCGGCATACGCGCCAGCAGGTCCGCCGGCGTGGCAAGTTCGAAATAGTCGGCCATGCCGCGCGGACCGCCCGGGAACTCGCTATGGGCTCGGACGCTCGCCTTGGCCAGGCACTCCAGCAATTCTTCCGCTCTCCGGACAGTTTCCGTTCCTCCGCGACGGGCCCTGGCCAGCAACAGTTCCCCGACCGCGAGTTCCAGCGACCGCAGGACGATGCCCCGCATGCCATAGCGCAGCCCGGCCCGTTCGCCGGCCTCGGCGTACCGGAAGGGTTGCTGAAGCTGTTCGGGCGGAATGTCGGCCAGCAGTCTGCGGCGGCCACTGCGCTCATAGGCGCTTCCCCGCGCCTGCAGCAGCACCGGTGTTATTCCCGACTCCGTTGCCGCCCCGACCGCAGCCTTCTGCAGCCCGCGGATCGACCATTGCTCGGAGGGAAGATCGAATACCAACCTCGAGCGGGCGTGATCCACCATCACGAACTGCCGCCGGTTTCGCTTTTCCAGGTGTCGGCGATACGCAGGTTCCTTCAGCAACTGTCCGATCACGCGAGCGCATTGGCGGGCGTCCATGTCGCTTTCGAACACCGGAATCAGGTCCAGGGGCGTGTGTCCGTCGGCCCGTTCAAATCCCGCCCAGCGCGCCAGCAGCAGCGCGCCGAGCACGTCCGCCGGCTCCTTGACGCCGCCCAGCAGCAGACCGCCCAGTGCTTTCCTGCCGTAGCGCCCCCTCAGGTAACGAAGGGCGTCGAACACCGCCAGCGCGCGCAAGCCCTCGTTGCCCAGACCCTCCGGACGGCCCAGATCCTGCTCCAGCGCCTGGCGCAGGCACTTCAACCGGGCCGCGGGAGTCTCCCACCGTTTGCCGCCGAATGCCTTCCCGAGAACACGGCGCAGGACCACGGCCCGCTGGCGAAATTCCACCGAAAGCAGGTGAAAGCCGAAGGTTTCCACGCGCCGGACCAGCCGCTGCACGCCCTGGCTTCCGGCGAACATCCCGCCCTGCTCGATGAGGCCGTCGGTGAGCACCTCCAGATCGTCCAGCAACTCGTGCTCGTAGTCATAGTGGAAGGCGCTGTCCAGCGCCGTTGCCTCCAGGCGCGCCGCCATCAGCAGCAGCAGGAGGCGATAGGGCATGTCCCGCTGGTCCGGCCCGAGTTCCGCATATATGTCCGGGAAATGTTCGCGATAGACTCGTATCCGTCGCCGTATTTCTCCCCCCGCGTCGATTCGCCGGGCCGAATGGGTAAGCGTCTCGGCAAGCTGCAGGCATTCCTCGCGGTACAGGTTCAGAACCGCCAGCCGTTGCCGGTCGAAGAGTTGCCGGATGAAGCGGGGCGTGATTTCCACGTCCGCTTCCAGGTCCCCGCCGATGGACGAATGAAAGCGAAGCAGGCTGGAGATGTGCGCGTCCCGGGCCTGTTCTCCGAAAGCGATTGCCATGGCCTCCGTCAACGAGTCGTAGAAGTCCGGCAATGCCGGGTAGATCACTTCGGTCACGAAATAGAGCAACTGCTGCAGCTCGGCCGCAATCGTGGTTTCCTCGTGAGGATGTTCCTCGCAGTGCCAGATCGCCGTGATCTTTTGCTGCATCGACCGCAGCAGGGCATCGACCTGCCGGGGAGCGGCGTCGGAACTCTTGAGTTCCTCAAGGTTCAACGCAATTTCACGCTGTTGACGCAGCACCGCTGTGGGCGTGGGCTCCGTCGGGTGGCCGGTAAACACCGGGTGCAGCCGGATCGTGTTCAGCAGCCCGACAGCACCCGCCAGATCCGTTCCGTCCTTGCGAAGCTGCTGAAATACCGCTTCGGGCCCGCCCCGTTGCGGTTGGCTGGCGTCGTAAAGGTAGGCGCGGCGGCGGCGAACCCGGTGCAACTGCTCGGCGGTATTCGTGGCCTGAAACCAGGTGGCGAAAGCGCGCGATACATCCTGGGCCCGGCTGTCGTCCATGCCGGCCAGCAATTCCTCCAGACGGTCGTGCGCGCCGGCGTCGCCATTGCGGCGTGCAATCGCGAGGCTGCGCGCCGATTCAACGGCCTCGAAAAGTCCCGCGCCGCCCCGATCCTGGATCATGGCGCCAATCAGGCCGCCGAGCTGATGCACGTCCTGCCTTAAGGAAACTTCCGTCTTGGAAAAGCGGATGTTGCGCCGCTTGTCGGCCGGCAGCGAGGCCGGGTGGCGCTTGCGGCTAGAGTGCTGTCCCATGAGTTCCTTGCCTTTCAGAGCGGGGGCATCGGGTCAGCCCTTCTCCAGGTACCGGGCCAGGAACTCGTCGAATGGGGGC is a window encoding:
- a CDS encoding kinase/pyrophosphorylase codes for the protein MAERTVFFVSDRTGVTAETLGHSLLTQFDGINFAPTTVPFVDSVEKAVQVARRIDWEAERTGCRPIVFTSFVHNAIRAPLLRSRGLILDYFAEFLAPLEEELGVQSSHTLGRTHGMSDASSYNSRIDATHFAMDSDDGHGIIHYDEADLVLTGVSRSGKTPTCLYLALQYGVFAANYPLTEDDMESGRLPKPLLDHRGKLYGLTISVERLIQIRRERRPDGSYSSSRQVRFELRSAERMFRQHGISYIDTTHRSIEEISSTILSETGVKRRASP
- a CDS encoding FtsX-like permease family protein, with protein sequence MTVAHSTRWRRWLRELRAGEFTVMLSALTVSVAAVAAVSFLTERIGAAVQQQAAEVLAADLAVAAPVRPDPGRLERARAYSLQSAETWSFATVAVAGEMTALSSVVAVTGDYPLRGEVRTSAEPYGADTVEEGIPPPGEAWVDAALLAQLDIDVGASMRVGSKDLRATRVLRYRPDPGTGFQQLGPTVLTNLADVAEMDVVRPGSRVSYRQLFAGQKDRVLEFRTAEEDGLRSDERIQNLEETSQTLASAVDRAGSFLALAALVSVILSAVATVLAARSYTRRRLVTAALEKCLGASQGQVFRRCLIPVLIVSALGIGLGSIAGYGAHLALSAYAREVINLDLPPASLRSLLPGALIAIAVTGACVVPWLRSLARTSPLRVLRQDLPMQGPGPLLRQGAPVAAILLIVTLLAGDAELALWMTLGLALTAGAGMLLGWLLVRALSAVRGAGGVAWRHGLANIRRGGGESVAQVAGFGLGLMAVLLLGLMRTDLLDAWRQSMPEDAPNYFFINIAPEEWPGMRDLLGESVPDLSDALPFIRARLTEINGIPAAEWPLPYPEGRRFIERAANVSWSAGIPKGDRVVRGEWWDEAHAGPPELSADAQTAARLGVDLGDRLTFDVGGVALQAELSNLRSVDWDTFDPNFQLMLSPNAADLPHTMIASAYIPQEEGQILMTLLKRYPGVTIIDLDAIIGQARRILDRAGLAVQFVFAFSLLAAVVVVLAAVRSNRGERSVETAVLRTLGGRRGVILRSLAVEFGVLGAVAGLLGAGAASALGLLLADRVFDLDYSLDPLLLASGVAAGAVLIGLAGMLAVRGALNAPLMSVLRGD
- a CDS encoding phosphoenolpyruvate carboxylase, with translation MGQHSSRKRHPASLPADKRRNIRFSKTEVSLRQDVHQLGGLIGAMIQDRGGAGLFEAVESARSLAIARRNGDAGAHDRLEELLAGMDDSRAQDVSRAFATWFQATNTAEQLHRVRRRRAYLYDASQPQRGGPEAVFQQLRKDGTDLAGAVGLLNTIRLHPVFTGHPTEPTPTAVLRQQREIALNLEELKSSDAAPRQVDALLRSMQQKITAIWHCEEHPHEETTIAAELQQLLYFVTEVIYPALPDFYDSLTEAMAIAFGEQARDAHISSLLRFHSSIGGDLEADVEITPRFIRQLFDRQRLAVLNLYREECLQLAETLTHSARRIDAGGEIRRRIRVYREHFPDIYAELGPDQRDMPYRLLLLLMAARLEATALDSAFHYDYEHELLDDLEVLTDGLIEQGGMFAGSQGVQRLVRRVETFGFHLLSVEFRQRAVVLRRVLGKAFGGKRWETPAARLKCLRQALEQDLGRPEGLGNEGLRALAVFDALRYLRGRYGRKALGGLLLGGVKEPADVLGALLLARWAGFERADGHTPLDLIPVFESDMDARQCARVIGQLLKEPAYRRHLEKRNRRQFVMVDHARSRLVFDLPSEQWSIRGLQKAAVGAATESGITPVLLQARGSAYERSGRRRLLADIPPEQLQQPFRYAEAGERAGLRYGMRGIVLRSLELAVGELLLARARRGGTETVRRAEELLECLAKASVRAHSEFPGGPRGMADYFELATPADLLARMPTTARRSGMREGTAVELPRPLVTFCWAQSRNLLPGWFGFGAGFVDAMEEFGLRFIRGMAREWPYLQGMLRDLELALARSDLEIARGYSRLAGDLHEACFSAIQQEHERTLEGLMSILGQKVLLEDQPALRRSIRLRNPYVDPINLLQVRLLSRWRANGRVCSGELYAALKSTVYGIARGVQEAT
- a CDS encoding S9 family peptidase — protein: MSEDQTPVEPPVADRRHHSYSHHGVTIEDPYHWLKDPGYPQVDDPHVLAYLEAENAYFESMMAPRGELVDTLFEEIKARQKPDDSGVPFKDGDWHYRWRFEEGGQYRIWQRWPARDGETPDSPGANAETLLNEPELAAEHEYFRLGALSVSHGGDLLAYSTDTDGSERYRLFVKDLSTGELLEDEIENTLGGAVWAADDSALLYVVVDENWRPYQVRRHVLGQPVESDSIIYEEHDPGFFVRLSESASELYILIHAAGHTSSEAYVIPAGASDAEPLLVAPRRADHEYFVDHQEDRFVIRTNDRHRNFRLVTAAGDDPSEDNWVSLLEGSAELYIRGFDVFADFIAVVERTNGLNAIRLIGRDGTTTHVELPETVCSVSLGDNAEFRTRTLRLEYSSMITPPTVFDYRVDSGELKALKIREIPSGYAKEQYLTERLMAPARDGAEIPVSLVRRKDTPADAGAPLYLYGYGAYGFALPPSFSTSRLSLLDRGFIFAIAHIRGGDDLGYHWYEAGKLDRRTNTFNDFVDVARFLIEAGYAGKGRIAIAGGSAGGELMGAVVNQAPELWGAVAAHLPFVDVLNTMLDESLPLTPTEWPEWGNPIEDKAAFELIRSYSPYDQLAAREYPPMLVTAGLNDPRVTYWEPAKYVARLRHLKTGDSPLLLKTNMGAGHGGRSGRYDSLYEVAEEYAFMLWSLGLAD